The segment ACGTCGTTCTGTGGATCGTCGTGCTGGGCATGGGCCTCATGATCTTCGGGCTGGTGCGCCAGATCGGGATCCTGCACGAGCGCGTGGCCCCGATGGGAGCCCTGATGACCGACCGCGGCCCGGAGGTCGGAGAGATGGCTCCGCGCATTTCGGTCAAGGACATCCACGGCGAGCTGATCGACTTCGGCGTCCCGCTGGCGAGCGGCAGGCTGCGGCTGCTGCTGTTCGTTTCGCCCACGTGCCCGGTGTGCAAGAAGCTGCTGCCGATCGCGAAGTCGTTCGCGGCCGGAGAGCGGCTGGAGGTCGTCTTGGTGGGCGACGG is part of the Burkholderiales bacterium genome and harbors:
- the mauD gene encoding methylamine dehydrogenase accessory protein MauD gives rise to the protein MSYEALLVSNVVLWIVVLGMGLMIFGLVRQIGILHERVAPMGALMTDRGPEVGEMAPRISVKDIHGELIDFGVPLASGRLRLLLFVSPTCPVCKKLLPIAKSFAAGERLEVVLVGDGDLTEQQRMIDDHGLRDIAYVNSPQVGMAFQVGKLPYAVLIDEEGVIRAKGLVNSREHLESLVIAKETGYGSIQAYLKAKGYVRNDDQSVIEST